The following are from one region of the Methanospirillum hungatei genome:
- a CDS encoding homoserine dehydrogenase codes for MTLRIALIGTGAVGRGILEALSRKDLGVILTGVADSRSGDICEDGIPPLSLLKRKKETGLCGDPSVKAEDVVKTAPYDVLVEVSPTDAGTGEPATSYIRTALSRGCHVVTSNKGPIALYYHELKKQADDAGVSLRFEATVAGAIPILHTLHESLGGNEVHALYGVLNGTCNYILTRMAEEGLSYKQALDEARALGYAEADPTYDVKGIDAAIKLVILANTVWNRDITLSDIDITGIDLLTEEAIRLAEEQDATIRLIGEIIPAKNLYRLSPRIIQRQHPLVVHGSLNAIIIRTDLAGDLVFSGKGAGSLETASAVLGDILSIRDRYAGGN; via the coding sequence ATGACACTTCGTATCGCTCTTATCGGGACTGGTGCCGTTGGCAGGGGCATCCTTGAAGCATTATCCAGAAAAGATCTTGGTGTCATCCTGACCGGGGTTGCAGATTCACGATCCGGAGATATCTGTGAGGATGGTATTCCTCCTTTATCCCTCCTTAAGAGAAAAAAAGAAACCGGATTATGTGGAGATCCTTCGGTAAAGGCAGAAGATGTTGTCAAAACTGCTCCATATGATGTTCTTGTTGAAGTGTCACCAACTGATGCAGGAACAGGAGAGCCCGCAACATCATATATCCGGACCGCATTGTCCAGAGGTTGTCATGTGGTTACCTCGAACAAAGGTCCGATTGCTCTCTATTATCATGAGTTGAAGAAACAGGCTGATGATGCAGGAGTGTCACTTCGGTTTGAGGCAACAGTCGCCGGAGCTATTCCAATTCTTCACACCCTTCATGAATCTCTTGGGGGTAATGAGGTTCATGCTCTCTATGGTGTACTGAATGGCACCTGTAACTATATTTTGACGCGAATGGCAGAAGAAGGACTGTCATATAAGCAGGCTCTTGACGAGGCAAGAGCATTAGGGTATGCGGAGGCTGATCCCACCTATGATGTGAAAGGGATAGATGCCGCAATAAAATTAGTCATTCTCGCAAATACGGTCTGGAACCGAGATATAACGTTGAGTGATATCGACATCACCGGAATTGATCTTTTAACTGAAGAGGCGATTCGATTAGCAGAAGAGCAGGATGCAACGATTCGGCTCATAGGAGAGATTATTCCTGCAAAAAACCTGTATCGGCTCTCACCCAGGATAATTCAAAGACAACATCCGCTTGTCGTACATGGGTCTCTCAATGCAATTATTATCAGGACTGATTTAGCAGGAGATCTAGTTTTTTCAGGAAAAGGTGCCGGATCACTTGAAACAGCCAGTGCGGTTCTGGGGGATATCCTTTCAATTCGTGACAGGTATGCAGGGGGTAATTGA
- a CDS encoding amino acid-binding protein codes for MQVSMKLEIRDTPGQLVAALMPISEAGGNIKTVIHEHDFSSDKGSLGVEVVIEIPPERLEVLLKLFQDRGITVIRFGEERMHYQQSVILIGHLIHTNLGDTVDRIDKTGFAEVTRMSLAMPAIHERSSAKCTIKALSREHMDQAIGILRDVARQKEILMIEPLEF; via the coding sequence ATGCAGGTCTCGATGAAGCTGGAGATCCGGGACACTCCCGGCCAGTTGGTTGCGGCCCTGATGCCGATCTCCGAGGCAGGGGGCAATATTAAGACAGTCATTCATGAGCATGATTTTTCATCTGACAAAGGATCCTTAGGTGTTGAGGTTGTCATAGAAATCCCGCCTGAACGACTGGAAGTGCTCTTAAAACTATTTCAGGATCGAGGCATCACAGTCATCAGGTTTGGCGAAGAGCGGATGCATTATCAGCAGTCTGTCATTCTTATCGGACATCTCATTCATACAAATCTCGGGGACACCGTGGATCGGATTGATAAGACCGGATTTGCTGAAGTAACCAGAATGAGCCTTGCAATGCCAGCTATTCATGAACGTAGTTCTGCAAAATGTACAATTAAGGCGCTTAGTCGTGAACATATGGACCAGGCAATCGGGATACTTCGTGATGTCGCAAGACAAAAGGAAATTCTGATGATTGAACCACTGGAGTTCTGA
- a CDS encoding FKBP-type peptidyl-prolyl cis-trans isomerase: MEKRFTIIGCSTCLGIAGAILLIVAALLCGCTSTEPQQAAITPVPTGETATCTGGAQDGDMIEVDYIGTFDNGTEFDSSYKSGQPFSLILGSGGAIPGFDKALHCMEVGETKKFTLSPEDAYGEFDPAKIVSMPIEFIPAGENATIGDRVTLFDGGQLFQATIQDMNVTNVTFDLNSPLAGKALTFEVTVRNITPLALEEGSNDTEKKE; encoded by the coding sequence ATGGAGAAACGTTTCACCATCATCGGATGTAGTACCTGTCTTGGTATTGCAGGCGCAATTCTTCTTATTGTAGCAGCACTCCTCTGCGGATGCACCAGTACTGAGCCGCAGCAGGCAGCAATTACACCGGTTCCAACAGGAGAAACAGCCACCTGTACCGGTGGTGCCCAGGATGGGGACATGATTGAGGTTGATTATATTGGAACCTTTGATAATGGAACCGAGTTTGACAGTTCATACAAGAGTGGACAGCCATTCAGCCTGATACTTGGTTCAGGAGGAGCAATTCCTGGATTTGACAAAGCACTTCATTGTATGGAAGTTGGTGAGACCAAGAAGTTCACCCTCTCTCCGGAAGATGCTTATGGTGAGTTTGATCCGGCAAAAATTGTATCAATGCCGATAGAATTCATTCCAGCAGGTGAAAATGCAACCATTGGTGACCGTGTTACCCTTTTTGACGGTGGCCAGCTCTTCCAGGCAACCATCCAGGATATGAATGTAACCAATGTCACCTTTGACCTGAACAGCCCGCTAGCAGGTAAAGCCCTGACATTTGAAGTCACGGTTAGAAACATTACTCCGCTGGCCCTTGAAGAAGGATCAAACGATACAGAAAAGAAAGAATAA
- a CDS encoding KEOPS complex subunit Pcc1, translated as MMHEAVFTFQTKDAGIIAASLIPESDTEEMGRSYGECTKISDTAFEIHIQAQDLIALRAALNTWLRLVQIAEEMVQTTKKAGTTNE; from the coding sequence ATGATGCATGAAGCCGTCTTCACCTTTCAAACAAAAGATGCGGGAATCATTGCGGCATCACTCATTCCGGAATCTGATACTGAAGAGATGGGAAGATCGTATGGTGAATGCACAAAGATATCAGACACTGCATTCGAAATTCACATTCAGGCACAGGATTTAATCGCGCTCCGGGCTGCACTGAACACGTGGTTGCGATTGGTTCAGATAGCAGAAGAGATGGTACAGACAACTAAAAAGGCGGGAACGACAAATGAGTAG
- a CDS encoding NosD domain-containing protein, whose amino-acid sequence MKYKREPDICQKKYHIERIFLSTMFFIGIICWCGISGVYAENISDEKLESGPDVAILDASVKMDISEMGEIPLGTIPDERLVVTITVQNTGNREAPGFKLRAYLVRVGREDEIGTQIGGDITDTRLAAGETRTYTKSWSLPSHLKKGEYRVMIVLDTSNYFIEPDTDNNRIIGPQSIVPGALTGPEGSIPVYSATEITAPGYYVLKRDIDGGRKVNIFHIKSSGVTFDGGGNTIRGDSSGFTTGIYVDAGTAINDVVIKNLKVEGVDAGIWMYKVSNGIITDCTFKDIVNMGARLDQSNQNQVYNNIFEQNSIGIGVFQSKDNVIYNNLFKNKHNAVVNEDQRNKWNTDLKAGTNIIGGSMVGGNAWFDESGEGGFSKTAEDYTLDGISDAPYSLNPNNIDLYPLSTSPSKTVPSITPVPEPTILPNITDLTLSNGTDEENKTVSDGETLSEILPEINESETITEPEPEIPDETDGVPEESSTIVSEIPEPESTKSSLSPYADISVKEVTGPQSGCPGTEFSFSTILENSGGYDADSFQVRYYLTEDKQVDPQDIFLGEESVKNLLSGSEQTINETFNIPQLIGLKNYFVAVVTNTDNSVFEDKNDNNTGYSSVRMAIREC is encoded by the coding sequence ATGAAATATAAAAGAGAACCTGATATTTGTCAGAAGAAATATCATATTGAAAGGATTTTCCTTTCCACGATGTTCTTTATTGGTATCATCTGCTGGTGTGGTATTAGTGGAGTTTATGCAGAAAATATTTCAGATGAAAAACTTGAATCTGGTCCTGATGTTGCAATACTCGATGCTTCAGTCAAAATGGACATCTCAGAGATGGGAGAGATTCCACTCGGCACCATTCCGGATGAACGTTTAGTCGTTACAATAACAGTGCAAAATACCGGAAACCGTGAAGCACCAGGATTCAAACTTCGAGCATACCTTGTGCGTGTAGGAAGAGAAGATGAGATAGGAACTCAGATCGGCGGTGACATTACTGATACACGTCTTGCTGCTGGTGAAACCAGAACCTATACAAAGAGCTGGTCATTGCCCTCACACCTGAAAAAAGGAGAATATCGGGTGATGATAGTCCTTGACACCAGTAACTACTTTATTGAACCGGACACTGATAACAACCGGATAATCGGCCCACAGTCTATTGTTCCAGGGGCATTAACCGGACCAGAAGGCTCTATTCCTGTTTACTCTGCTACAGAGATTACAGCACCTGGTTATTATGTATTAAAGCGGGATATCGACGGAGGAAGAAAGGTCAATATCTTCCATATAAAAAGTTCAGGAGTAACATTTGATGGTGGAGGAAACACAATTCGAGGAGATTCTTCCGGGTTTACCACAGGAATATATGTCGATGCCGGAACAGCAATTAATGATGTTGTCATTAAAAACCTCAAAGTTGAGGGAGTTGATGCAGGCATCTGGATGTACAAAGTCAGTAATGGAATTATTACAGATTGTACATTCAAAGATATTGTGAATATGGGAGCACGACTCGATCAGTCGAACCAGAACCAGGTGTACAACAATATCTTTGAACAAAATTCCATAGGGATTGGAGTGTTTCAATCCAAAGATAACGTGATATACAATAACCTCTTTAAAAACAAACATAATGCAGTTGTAAACGAAGATCAACGAAATAAATGGAATACTGATCTCAAAGCCGGTACCAATATCATCGGCGGAAGTATGGTGGGAGGAAATGCCTGGTTCGATGAATCCGGTGAAGGTGGGTTTTCCAAAACCGCCGAAGATTATACTCTTGATGGGATATCTGACGCCCCATACTCTCTCAATCCAAATAATATCGATCTGTATCCCCTCTCAACATCTCCTTCTAAAACAGTGCCCTCCATCACGCCTGTTCCAGAACCAACCATTTTACCAAATATCACTGATCTGACTTTGTCAAATGGAACAGATGAAGAAAACAAAACTGTTTCAGACGGTGAAACCCTTTCTGAAATCCTTCCTGAAATAAATGAAAGTGAGACAATCACTGAACCAGAACCAGAAATCCCCGATGAAACAGACGGTGTACCTGAAGAATCTTCCACTATTGTTTCAGAAATACCAGAGCCTGAATCTACGAAGAGTTCTCTATCGCCCTATGCAGACATCAGTGTGAAAGAAGTAACTGGTCCACAATCCGGATGTCCAGGAACAGAATTTTCATTCTCAACCATTCTCGAGAACTCCGGCGGGTATGATGCTGACTCATTCCAGGTCAGATACTACCTGACTGAAGACAAACAAGTTGATCCGCAAGATATCTTTCTTGGAGAAGAATCTGTAAAAAACCTTCTTTCAGGTAGTGAACAGACAATAAATGAAACGTTTAACATTCCTCAGTTAATCGGGTTGAAAAATTATTTCGTAGCTGTGGTAACAAATACTGACAATTCAGTCTTTGAAGACAAAAATGATAACAATACCGGATATTCATCTGTCAGGATGGCAATCCGGGAGTGTTAA
- a CDS encoding prefoldin subunit beta — MQNISPKVQNQINMLQQMQQQMQTILSQKSQYELVAQEARKAVEELNDTDDSAAVYMNVGTVVMQKPKSEVIAKVSEKIETLEIRIRSIEKQEKMLQEKFEKLQTQVRAEIEGKKSPEAA; from the coding sequence ATGCAGAATATTTCGCCAAAGGTGCAGAACCAGATCAATATGCTTCAGCAGATGCAACAGCAGATGCAGACCATACTTTCGCAGAAGAGTCAATACGAACTGGTTGCGCAGGAAGCACGAAAAGCCGTAGAGGAACTGAACGATACTGATGATTCTGCTGCTGTATATATGAATGTGGGAACAGTCGTTATGCAGAAACCAAAATCAGAAGTCATTGCGAAAGTATCTGAGAAGATAGAAACCCTTGAGATCAGGATCAGATCAATAGAAAAACAGGAGAAGATGCTTCAGGAAAAGTTTGAGAAACTTCAGACTCAGGTCCGCGCAGAGATTGAAGGAAAGAAATCTCCTGAAGCAGCCTGA
- a CDS encoding sugar-specific transcriptional regulator TrmB, producing the protein MQGVIERRRSYLQLMRKMTLRKGSFTVDDLAQIAGIPRSTARDWIARLFDEGCLTVMKQPHGRAPSRYAATSVIPRTACRKIFTAVDGEIVEVVHECLSSACAAFCARHHATAHPAIKVIREGTILREFVRMGRYDINVGLWPEPAVAVTGIWQEGDEIVQRIRSVGGPAYSLTGMMGRAEGVIRVDTVRHEHSTEGCIRTQALQHIIIGIDNTDSLEEGATFALAIALLDYLSELSGTFPIGHHIAMLWQDLPEKTAGNSCSAIELAVVPEKADLIRRAAVRFVGDESVSDSWGIAMKTGFIIPKSLHQFGMKARTSLVTCAEARQCARECDIYIYGGAGIIGSLAAIGLAHEPEDVINTPAF; encoded by the coding sequence ATGCAGGGGGTAATTGAGCGTAGACGTTCGTATCTGCAGTTGATGCGAAAGATGACCTTACGAAAAGGCTCATTTACTGTCGATGATCTTGCACAGATCGCCGGCATTCCGAGAAGTACTGCCCGTGACTGGATTGCACGGCTTTTTGATGAAGGATGTCTGACAGTCATGAAGCAACCGCATGGTCGTGCTCCAAGTCGGTACGCAGCGACGAGTGTCATACCTCGGACTGCCTGCCGGAAGATCTTCACCGCTGTTGATGGAGAGATAGTGGAGGTTGTGCATGAATGTTTGTCAAGTGCCTGTGCAGCATTTTGTGCTCGTCATCATGCAACTGCCCACCCTGCTATCAAGGTCATTCGTGAAGGAACAATCCTTCGGGAATTTGTCAGGATGGGCAGGTATGATATTAATGTCGGACTCTGGCCAGAACCAGCAGTAGCAGTGACCGGCATATGGCAGGAGGGAGACGAGATTGTTCAGAGGATACGCTCTGTCGGAGGACCGGCATACTCGCTTACCGGGATGATGGGGCGGGCTGAGGGTGTCATCCGGGTTGATACAGTCAGGCATGAACATTCAACAGAAGGATGTATCAGGACTCAGGCATTGCAGCATATCATCATCGGGATAGATAACACAGACAGTCTTGAGGAGGGAGCTACATTTGCTCTTGCCATAGCTCTTTTGGACTATTTATCTGAGTTATCCGGTACATTTCCAATAGGACATCATATTGCCATGTTATGGCAGGATCTCCCCGAAAAAACTGCTGGGAATTCCTGTAGTGCAATTGAACTTGCAGTGGTCCCGGAAAAAGCAGATCTTATCCGCAGAGCTGCGGTTAGGTTTGTGGGTGATGAGAGTGTATCCGATTCCTGGGGAATTGCAATGAAAACTGGTTTTATCATTCCTAAGTCCTTGCATCAGTTTGGCATGAAAGCCAGGACAAGTCTGGTAACCTGTGCAGAGGCGCGTCAGTGTGCCCGGGAGTGTGACATCTACATCTATGGGGGAGCAGGGATAATCGGTTCTCTCGCTGCGATCGGGCTTGCACATGAGCCGGAAGATGTTATTAATACTCCTGCCTTTTAA